Proteins encoded in a region of the Streptomyces liliiviolaceus genome:
- a CDS encoding helix-turn-helix transcriptional regulator codes for MGVHDGGPVIGRDGPVIGQGGPVIGRDGEIREVTRALLSTGDPARVLLIVGAAGTGKTAVLEHARRTAVEEGAKVLRLRCHDSGSTPGAPALADGVHSALAKVPHRRNTVRVGGTRRTSRQPAGQHGELSQLAVLSEALTDTARDTPFALVIDDVERLPSATASALGLLLRVFRPAGVPMVMAGRPVHARDTGASQLASAADRLLELPPLRPADVEALMVRGLGRPVEPALVAAVLRALGPMAGTPEAVLSVLDSMDGRGGLLELGGHVCLTEPEQALRLTTDLARLTRLCWPGEPPDAADLDAAAAVARALEHAEIRFDDLHRLKPGGPRRAGLVDRALTPLVGDGILTVDEDGRASFAVPALAAALRALPTHHEVSSLHALITRSLSDRLGARTAGGGYPRLADHVTAAGAELDDALAVDVLLAAARTDARSDWPRSVRAYSSALGRLAPYDRRTPGVLYESAELSLRHADHPGALALGEPLLACLDASPAERATGDGGAAGDEGAARDGGGSQEGDEDRDRGEGRDGDRDGDRERHGDRERDRERLVYVTEVWALAALHEHRLPFVDGSGAQGTGVPAQLAAVEGFAALAGPYGIGPVAGRGARPPEGEPGPTVRHPVTGHRPGSGPLPSPAELRLLAAASGGRAELLETLGALPPEADGTRIMERLRHAATHADLADALAAVLGDRFTGSGDSTAARHHAMVRAYLEGDWDRALSAARRIEARSRTRGTEAGTAQCARALAAEIHCARGELGHARAWLELIPDGVTHPLVAWARMSLRYWSGRTDQALEGAREDVRRARADGLLSGIEKVLLRHLSYALLEGMPQVMRRTLGELEALHEEVGSAMTRETVLLGRGLVHGEVDGALAALRSVDRRGDVYMGLLCRLCLVEIGDDSDRRLAEASYLGQCLGIGRATRTTLGHMARRRSLVLPRLRPASDRLNEADVRLTVLVSDGATNRQIAARLASSEKTVERWLTQLFQRTGCRSRAELAAAWLDGSLADRGLVPDGVPGTSQ; via the coding sequence GTGGGCGTGCACGACGGCGGACCTGTCATAGGCCGGGACGGACCTGTCATAGGCCAGGGCGGACCTGTCATAGGCCGGGACGGCGAGATCCGGGAGGTGACCCGGGCCCTGCTGTCCACCGGTGACCCGGCACGCGTCCTGCTGATCGTCGGCGCGGCCGGAACGGGCAAGACCGCCGTACTGGAACACGCCCGGCGAACGGCGGTCGAGGAGGGCGCCAAGGTCCTGCGGCTGCGCTGTCACGACAGCGGAAGCACACCCGGTGCCCCCGCCCTGGCCGACGGCGTCCACAGCGCACTCGCCAAGGTCCCCCACCGCCGGAACACGGTCCGCGTCGGCGGCACCCGCCGCACATCGCGCCAACCCGCGGGACAGCACGGCGAGTTGAGCCAGCTCGCCGTACTGAGCGAGGCACTCACGGACACCGCCCGTGACACCCCGTTCGCGCTGGTGATCGACGACGTCGAGCGTCTGCCGTCGGCCACGGCCTCCGCCCTCGGCCTGCTCCTCCGGGTCTTCCGCCCGGCCGGTGTACCGATGGTGATGGCCGGCCGACCGGTGCACGCGCGAGACACCGGAGCCTCCCAACTGGCCTCGGCGGCCGACCGGTTGCTCGAACTGCCGCCGCTGCGCCCCGCCGACGTCGAGGCGCTGATGGTGCGCGGGCTCGGCCGCCCGGTCGAGCCGGCACTGGTGGCGGCGGTGCTGCGAGCGCTGGGCCCCATGGCGGGCACCCCCGAGGCCGTGCTGTCGGTGCTGGACTCGATGGACGGGCGAGGCGGCCTCCTCGAACTCGGCGGCCATGTCTGCCTGACCGAGCCGGAACAGGCACTGCGGCTCACCACGGACCTGGCACGGCTGACGCGCCTCTGCTGGCCCGGCGAGCCCCCGGACGCCGCCGACCTGGACGCGGCCGCCGCGGTGGCCCGCGCCCTGGAACACGCCGAGATACGGTTCGACGATCTGCACCGGCTGAAGCCGGGAGGCCCCCGGCGGGCCGGCCTCGTCGACCGGGCCCTGACACCGCTGGTCGGGGACGGGATCCTGACGGTGGACGAGGACGGCCGGGCGTCCTTCGCCGTCCCGGCGCTCGCCGCGGCGCTGCGCGCCCTGCCCACCCACCACGAGGTGTCGTCGTTGCACGCCCTGATCACGAGGTCGCTCAGCGACCGGCTCGGCGCGCGGACGGCGGGGGGCGGCTACCCCCGGCTCGCCGACCATGTGACCGCCGCCGGGGCAGAGTTGGACGACGCGCTCGCGGTGGACGTGCTGCTGGCGGCGGCCCGTACGGACGCCAGATCCGACTGGCCGCGGTCGGTCCGCGCCTATTCCTCGGCGCTGGGCCGCCTGGCCCCGTACGACCGCAGGACGCCCGGCGTGCTGTACGAGTCCGCCGAACTGAGCCTGCGCCACGCCGACCACCCCGGCGCGCTGGCCCTCGGCGAACCACTGCTCGCCTGCCTGGACGCGTCACCCGCCGAGCGGGCCACCGGGGACGGTGGCGCAGCCGGGGACGAAGGCGCAGCCAGGGACGGAGGCGGAAGCCAGGAGGGAGACGAAGACCGGGACCGAGGCGAGGGGCGGGACGGGGATCGGGACGGGGATCGGGAGCGGCACGGGGATCGGGAGCGGGACCGGGAGCGTCTGGTGTACGTCACCGAGGTGTGGGCCCTGGCGGCGCTGCACGAGCACCGGTTGCCGTTCGTCGACGGCTCCGGCGCCCAGGGCACCGGCGTTCCGGCACAGCTGGCCGCCGTGGAGGGATTCGCGGCGCTGGCAGGTCCGTACGGGATCGGCCCGGTCGCCGGCCGGGGCGCACGGCCGCCGGAGGGCGAGCCCGGCCCGACCGTGCGCCACCCGGTCACCGGCCACCGGCCCGGATCCGGGCCGCTGCCCTCTCCCGCGGAACTACGGCTGCTGGCCGCCGCCTCGGGCGGGCGCGCCGAGCTGCTGGAGACGCTGGGCGCCCTGCCTCCGGAGGCGGACGGGACGCGCATCATGGAACGGCTGCGGCACGCGGCCACTCACGCGGACCTCGCCGACGCCCTGGCGGCCGTGCTCGGAGACCGGTTCACGGGGTCCGGGGACAGCACCGCCGCACGCCACCACGCCATGGTCCGCGCCTATCTGGAGGGCGACTGGGACCGGGCCCTGTCGGCAGCCCGCCGGATCGAGGCACGCAGCCGGACCCGTGGCACGGAGGCCGGCACCGCGCAGTGCGCCCGCGCGCTGGCGGCCGAGATCCATTGCGCGCGCGGGGAGTTGGGGCACGCCCGGGCGTGGCTGGAGCTGATTCCCGACGGGGTGACCCACCCGCTCGTCGCCTGGGCCAGGATGAGCCTGCGGTACTGGTCGGGCCGGACGGACCAGGCACTGGAGGGAGCGCGCGAGGACGTACGGCGGGCTCGCGCGGACGGTCTGCTGTCGGGCATCGAGAAGGTGCTGCTGCGGCATCTGTCGTACGCCCTGCTGGAAGGCATGCCGCAGGTCATGCGCCGGACGCTGGGCGAACTGGAGGCGCTGCACGAGGAAGTGGGCTCCGCGATGACGCGCGAGACCGTGCTGCTGGGCCGGGGGCTGGTGCACGGCGAGGTGGACGGCGCGCTGGCCGCTCTGCGGTCGGTGGACCGGCGGGGTGATGTGTACATGGGCCTGCTCTGCCGGCTGTGCCTGGTGGAGATCGGCGACGACTCCGACCGGCGGCTGGCCGAGGCCTCGTACCTCGGGCAGTGTCTGGGGATCGGGCGCGCCACGCGGACGACGCTGGGGCACATGGCGCGGCGGCGCAGTCTCGTACTGCCGAGGCTGCGGCCGGCCAGCGACCGGTTGAACGAGGCGGACGTCCGGCTGACCGTGCTGGTCAGCGACGGGGCGACCAACCGGCAGATCGCGGCGCGGCTGGCGTCGAGCGAGAAGACCGTGGAGCGGTGGCTGACGCAGCTGTTCCAGCGCACCGGGTGCCGTTCCCGGGCGGAGCTGGCCGCGGCCTGGCTGGACGGCAGCCTCGCCGACCGCGGCCTGGTGCCGGACGGTGTGCCCGGCACCAGCCAGTAG
- a CDS encoding acyl-CoA dehydrogenase family protein, protein MGSRLTPEQSDFVAAVRDFAKRECGTREQRDELTGAGRDRHHPGLYGRLAGLGWLGVCLPEEYGGSGGGVADACLFLEETSYGMVPAGGFVTSVITAKAYERFGTERQKREVLTGVARGRVLSIAMSEPGAGSDVGALTCRARRGPDGDWLIDGQKTWISNAHIAESILLVARTSAAKHAGLTMFHVPAGTPGVEIRGIETMGGREVNDVHLTGVRLPADAVVGEVDDGWRQLMAGLDHERLFLAATMLGLARRAFDDAVGYVREREQFGRPVGSFQALRHRIADLATEIECTRLLVREVALDCDAEPERSFPREASMAKLKATETAKRAALEGMQMMGGYGYATEYDMERHLRAAVVSTVYGGTSEIQRDVIGKTYGL, encoded by the coding sequence ATGGGCAGTCGTCTCACCCCGGAACAGTCCGACTTCGTCGCGGCGGTCCGCGACTTCGCCAAGCGCGAGTGCGGCACGCGCGAGCAGCGGGACGAGCTGACCGGGGCCGGCCGCGACCGGCACCACCCCGGCCTCTACGGCAGGCTCGCCGGACTCGGCTGGCTCGGGGTGTGTCTGCCCGAGGAGTACGGCGGTTCCGGCGGCGGGGTGGCCGACGCCTGTCTGTTCCTTGAGGAGACGTCGTACGGGATGGTCCCGGCGGGCGGTTTCGTCACCAGCGTCATCACCGCCAAGGCGTACGAACGGTTCGGCACCGAACGGCAGAAGCGGGAGGTGCTCACGGGGGTCGCGCGGGGCAGGGTCCTCTCGATCGCGATGTCCGAGCCCGGCGCCGGCTCCGACGTGGGGGCGCTCACGTGCCGTGCGCGGCGCGGTCCCGACGGCGACTGGCTGATCGACGGTCAGAAGACGTGGATCTCCAACGCCCATATCGCGGAGAGCATCCTGCTCGTGGCCCGGACCTCCGCGGCCAAGCACGCGGGGCTCACCATGTTCCATGTCCCGGCCGGCACACCGGGCGTGGAGATCCGGGGCATCGAGACCATGGGCGGGCGCGAGGTGAACGACGTCCACCTCACCGGCGTCCGGCTGCCCGCCGACGCGGTCGTCGGGGAGGTCGACGACGGCTGGCGGCAGTTGATGGCCGGCCTCGACCACGAGCGGCTCTTCCTGGCCGCCACCATGCTCGGTCTGGCCCGCCGCGCGTTCGACGACGCCGTCGGATACGTACGCGAGCGTGAGCAGTTCGGCCGTCCCGTCGGCTCCTTCCAGGCCCTGCGGCACCGGATCGCCGACCTCGCCACGGAGATCGAGTGCACCCGGCTGCTGGTGCGCGAGGTGGCCCTGGACTGCGACGCCGAACCGGAGCGGTCGTTCCCGCGCGAGGCGTCCATGGCCAAGCTCAAGGCCACCGAGACCGCCAAGCGGGCGGCCCTGGAGGGTATGCAGATGATGGGCGGCTACGGCTACGCCACCGAGTACGACATGGAACGCCATCTGCGCGCCGCGGTCGTCTCCACCGTCTACGGCGGGACGAGCGAGATCCAGCGGGACGTGATCGGCAAGACCTACGGGCTGTAG
- a CDS encoding helix-turn-helix transcriptional regulator, protein MTAPSEAPWLLHGGTAVSLDRTAGRPVGRERQLDEVHGRLGDPGGPRLVLVRGERGAGRTEFVHAVGELLRAQGTAVLAVGCVPGDGVRPFLLALRLVMALEEHRPAAAHRRSTRSARPATEALRAAEQRDGTAMAGLLRAALAQPGLAPVVVLMDDLQHADAASLAVLRETDFARVPHTVRLLASEAARGGQGATGWESVGGTHTLVLSRLGSEETTTVVARRLRAAPDTTLARRVRELTLGVPGAIDALLTGWTRQGAIRVADGHAFVGARRPTPVLSDDDRFMTALDALGEPCRTVAGALSTLWPLGGRALLLIATSTGLPTNEVSDALRALTDADITEPLPALDVDGTPTPAPTSQDATLPAPDDTPPPGWRFRLPVVAHAVRERLGPLERSRLSATAVEALWAEQDAVRTEDAEGVTPQRRRPVGVALPDEADAVAYLADRVAEAGSLVDLDRAVAELTAAAQRLHPDSEGRGVLRWCRAACHLVERPADRVAALHRYAKAAYNAGDHHTARTIAESVLRNLADVLGPRALQDTAALFTAATANDLDWRALSRLATARWWDELRLPELAAVTGRALALSQLERWQEALDLLSRTEPVWATDAHARAKPAYFRAVAELALGRPERFRESLAFPEAPYLDTGHVHALATAMFDELLSGRDLRAAEALLDAQGLTADLLAPRSLFLWRHLQGRWDEALESARWMLANNQTSTPAADSHLVPARTAAVLLARGRPTSARRLLDSVRADTARGPEEGPLEYSLDAVEAELLRALGDPAGAEKALRRGLDAAAVRGQIAGTDELWAALAETHADEGRPGEAATCLRHLRLISDRTGDARTRLRYLLASAHVQRQTGRAGPGAFGTVHGNLREAVELARSRSQPYETAVTLVAAAEAGAGPPALLHEAYELFGGSGAALPRFHTRTAMREAGTTVPGRRAATAENEQLLATLIAEGLTNRQIATVLRLSEDAVANRLTRLFARTGLRSRTEVVTAVLTNYRVHRGAAEQG, encoded by the coding sequence ATGACTGCTCCGTCCGAAGCCCCCTGGCTGCTGCACGGGGGCACGGCCGTGAGCCTGGACCGTACCGCCGGTCGGCCGGTGGGCCGCGAAAGGCAGTTGGACGAGGTCCATGGCCGGCTGGGCGATCCGGGCGGGCCGCGCCTGGTGCTCGTCCGCGGTGAACGGGGCGCCGGGCGGACCGAGTTCGTGCACGCGGTCGGTGAACTGCTCCGCGCCCAGGGGACGGCCGTGCTCGCCGTGGGCTGCGTACCCGGCGACGGCGTACGGCCGTTTCTGCTGGCGCTGCGGCTGGTCATGGCGCTGGAGGAGCACCGCCCGGCCGCGGCACACCGACGATCGACTCGGTCGGCGCGGCCGGCCACCGAGGCCCTGCGGGCGGCCGAGCAGCGTGACGGGACGGCCATGGCGGGACTGCTGCGCGCCGCTCTCGCACAGCCCGGGCTCGCGCCCGTTGTCGTGCTGATGGACGACCTCCAGCACGCCGACGCCGCCTCGCTGGCCGTGCTCCGGGAGACCGACTTCGCGCGAGTGCCGCACACCGTACGGCTGCTGGCCTCGGAAGCGGCCCGCGGTGGGCAGGGGGCGACCGGGTGGGAGAGCGTCGGCGGGACCCACACGCTCGTCCTGTCCCGGCTCGGATCGGAGGAGACCACCACCGTGGTGGCACGGCGGCTGCGGGCCGCGCCCGACACGACGCTGGCCCGGCGGGTGCGGGAGCTGACCCTCGGGGTCCCCGGCGCAATCGACGCACTGCTCACCGGGTGGACGCGGCAGGGCGCGATCAGAGTGGCCGACGGGCACGCCTTCGTCGGCGCGCGAAGACCGACGCCGGTGCTGTCGGACGACGACCGGTTCATGACGGCGCTGGACGCACTGGGCGAGCCGTGCCGCACGGTGGCCGGTGCCCTGAGCACCCTGTGGCCGCTCGGCGGCCGGGCCCTGCTGTTGATCGCGACATCGACCGGCCTCCCCACGAACGAGGTGAGCGACGCGCTCCGCGCCCTGACCGACGCGGACATCACGGAACCCCTCCCGGCGCTGGACGTCGACGGCACGCCCACCCCCGCGCCCACCTCCCAGGACGCCACCCTCCCCGCCCCCGACGACACACCCCCGCCCGGCTGGCGGTTCCGCCTGCCTGTCGTGGCGCATGCCGTTCGGGAGCGGCTCGGGCCCTTGGAGCGCAGCCGGTTGTCCGCCACCGCGGTGGAGGCGCTGTGGGCGGAACAGGACGCGGTGAGGACGGAGGACGCGGAAGGCGTCACCCCGCAGCGGCGAAGACCCGTGGGCGTGGCCCTGCCGGACGAGGCGGACGCGGTGGCCTACCTCGCGGACCGGGTCGCGGAAGCCGGATCGCTCGTCGACCTCGACCGCGCGGTCGCCGAACTGACCGCCGCCGCGCAGAGACTGCACCCCGACTCCGAGGGCAGGGGAGTGCTCCGCTGGTGCCGGGCGGCCTGCCACCTCGTCGAGCGGCCGGCCGACCGCGTCGCGGCCCTGCACCGGTACGCCAAGGCCGCCTACAACGCCGGCGACCACCACACCGCCCGCACCATCGCGGAGTCGGTCCTGCGCAACCTGGCGGACGTCCTCGGCCCCCGGGCGCTGCAGGACACCGCCGCCCTGTTCACGGCGGCGACGGCCAACGACCTGGACTGGCGGGCCCTGTCCCGGCTGGCCACGGCGCGCTGGTGGGACGAGCTGCGGCTGCCCGAACTGGCCGCCGTGACCGGCCGGGCCCTCGCCCTGAGCCAGCTGGAGCGGTGGCAGGAGGCACTGGACCTGCTGTCACGGACCGAACCTGTGTGGGCCACCGATGCCCATGCCCGGGCCAAGCCCGCCTACTTCCGAGCCGTGGCGGAACTGGCACTGGGCCGGCCGGAGCGCTTCCGGGAGTCACTGGCCTTCCCGGAGGCCCCGTACCTCGACACCGGTCACGTCCACGCGCTGGCCACCGCCATGTTCGACGAACTGCTCAGCGGCCGGGACCTGCGCGCGGCCGAGGCCCTGCTGGACGCGCAGGGCCTGACGGCCGATCTGCTGGCCCCGCGCAGCCTGTTCCTGTGGCGCCATCTCCAGGGCCGCTGGGACGAGGCCCTGGAGTCGGCCCGCTGGATGCTGGCGAACAACCAGACGAGCACCCCCGCGGCGGACAGCCATCTCGTCCCGGCGCGGACCGCCGCCGTGCTGCTGGCCCGGGGCCGCCCCACGAGCGCCCGCCGCCTCCTCGACAGCGTGCGCGCGGACACCGCGCGCGGCCCTGAGGAGGGCCCGCTGGAGTACTCCCTCGACGCCGTCGAGGCGGAGCTGCTGCGGGCCCTCGGCGATCCGGCAGGAGCCGAGAAGGCACTGCGCCGCGGCCTGGACGCGGCGGCGGTCCGCGGCCAGATCGCCGGCACCGACGAACTGTGGGCCGCGCTCGCCGAGACGCACGCGGACGAAGGACGTCCGGGCGAGGCGGCGACCTGCCTGCGACACCTGCGGCTGATCTCCGACCGCACGGGGGACGCGCGGACACGGCTGAGGTACCTGCTCGCCTCCGCCCACGTCCAGCGGCAGACCGGCCGGGCCGGTCCCGGCGCCTTCGGCACGGTGCACGGAAACCTGCGCGAGGCAGTGGAGTTGGCCCGCTCCCGCAGCCAGCCGTACGAGACCGCGGTGACCCTCGTCGCCGCCGCGGAGGCGGGCGCCGGCCCGCCCGCCCTGCTGCACGAGGCGTACGAACTGTTCGGCGGGAGCGGCGCCGCACTGCCCCGCTTCCACACCAGGACCGCCATGCGCGAGGCAGGAACCACCGTCCCCGGGCGCAGGGCGGCCACCGCCGAGAACGAGCAGCTGCTCGCGACGCTGATCGCCGAAGGGCTCACCAACCGGCAGATCGCCACGGTGCTGCGGCTCAGCGAGGACGCGGTCGCCAACCGCCTGACCCGGCTGTTCGCCCGTACCGGGCTGCGCTCCCGCACCGAAGTGGTCACCGCGGTGCTCACCAACTACCGAGTCCACCGAGGAGCGGCCGAACAGGGCTGA
- a CDS encoding helix-turn-helix transcriptional regulator has product MPQQVLTETVRVAIHAPAPLVRAGLAGFVALDPRLHELPRDRIREADAIVVAMEVADTSALDLLPRLSDEPDARFLVVVGKQWRADLSAARERGVRAVVWWDFCSPDVFARTVRAVAGGDGSAPTLPHTAEPPHAPRLNSREVDVLRLIAEGKQIDEIAVELSYSERTVRYILYGAMKRTRTRNRAHAVSYAIRAGLI; this is encoded by the coding sequence ATGCCCCAGCAGGTACTCACCGAGACCGTGCGCGTGGCGATCCACGCGCCCGCGCCCTTGGTACGTGCCGGACTGGCCGGTTTCGTCGCCCTGGACCCCCGGCTGCACGAGCTGCCCCGGGACAGGATCCGCGAGGCCGACGCGATCGTGGTCGCCATGGAGGTCGCGGACACCTCCGCACTGGACCTGCTCCCCCGTCTGAGCGACGAACCCGACGCACGCTTCCTGGTGGTCGTGGGCAAGCAGTGGCGGGCCGACCTGTCAGCGGCACGGGAGCGGGGCGTACGCGCCGTCGTGTGGTGGGACTTCTGCAGCCCGGACGTCTTCGCCCGGACCGTGCGGGCGGTCGCGGGCGGCGACGGGAGCGCTCCCACGCTCCCGCACACGGCCGAGCCCCCGCACGCACCCAGGCTGAACTCCCGCGAGGTGGACGTCCTGCGCCTCATCGCGGAGGGAAAGCAGATCGACGAGATCGCGGTCGAGCTCTCCTACTCCGAACGCACGGTGCGCTACATCCTGTACGGCGCCATGAAGCGCACCCGGACCCGCAACCGCGCGCACGCCGTGTCCTATGCGATACGGGCCGGGCTGATCTGA
- a CDS encoding TetR/AcrR family transcriptional regulator has protein sequence MTTSANDSLLARAIDRPETEEKVARRILDAALEQFTTFGLRRSSMDDVAKLAGVSRVTVYRRFQTKDGLVEACLLREGSRFFQTLDTAVAGLPTMQERVVEGFVVALRHTRAHPLFGGLLRLEPEVVLPYLTVQGGPSLEATCDYLTAHLLRAQQVEGRGDSDPRPVAELMIRVAVSFLLNPSSCIEMEDEDQARAFARRYLAPLLDA, from the coding sequence ATGACGACTTCTGCGAACGACTCCCTCCTCGCCCGGGCCATCGACCGGCCCGAGACGGAGGAAAAGGTGGCGCGGCGCATCCTGGACGCCGCACTGGAACAGTTCACGACGTTCGGTCTGCGCCGCTCCTCCATGGACGACGTCGCCAAGCTGGCCGGCGTCTCCAGGGTCACGGTCTATCGCCGCTTCCAGACCAAGGACGGACTGGTCGAGGCGTGCCTGCTGCGCGAGGGCAGCAGGTTCTTCCAGACGCTCGACACGGCGGTGGCGGGTCTGCCGACCATGCAGGAGCGGGTCGTCGAAGGCTTCGTGGTGGCCCTGCGGCACACCAGGGCACACCCTCTCTTCGGTGGTCTGCTGCGCCTCGAACCCGAGGTGGTGCTGCCCTATCTGACCGTCCAGGGAGGCCCCTCGCTGGAGGCCACCTGCGACTATCTGACGGCACATCTGCTCCGTGCCCAGCAGGTGGAAGGGCGCGGTGACTCCGACCCCCGGCCGGTCGCCGAACTCATGATCCGTGTCGCCGTCTCCTTCCTGCTGAACCCGTCGAGCTGCATCGAGATGGAGGACGAGGACCAGGCCCGCGCCTTCGCCCGCCGCTACCTCGCCCCGCTCCTCGACGCCTGA
- a CDS encoding oxygenase MpaB family protein, with protein MGRYSRLRRIEQMDPQQDYEEIFRLITEYEFPWDYLQGVSVAFLRDYGVPRISRLLDHTQEFERAGQKRYDDTVLIAHEIVRDGMDSEHGRAAARHLNRIHGRYRIANEDYLYVLATTVVGPKRWIDRFGWRPLSPQETESLALVGRRLGELMGIAELPGDYADFARLHDAYEQRMFAYDPANRRVAAATLRVVTGWYPHWLRPLVARASLAVLDDPLLTALGFRPQPRRVRTATHRALRARAALVRRLPPRPTWHPYRPKPRTYPFGWTMDELGPHWAHSRPLRPLPDEDGGRSSSDTNGHRTPPAGGGPTHQELR; from the coding sequence ATGGGCCGCTACAGCCGGCTCCGCCGCATCGAACAGATGGACCCGCAGCAGGACTACGAAGAGATCTTCCGCCTCATCACCGAGTATGAGTTCCCCTGGGACTACCTCCAGGGCGTCTCGGTCGCCTTCCTGCGCGACTACGGCGTGCCCCGGATATCCCGACTCCTCGACCACACGCAGGAGTTCGAGCGCGCCGGACAGAAGCGGTACGACGACACCGTACTGATCGCCCACGAGATCGTGCGCGACGGCATGGACTCCGAGCACGGCAGGGCGGCGGCCCGCCACCTCAACCGCATCCACGGCCGCTACCGCATAGCCAACGAGGACTACCTCTACGTACTGGCCACCACCGTCGTGGGCCCCAAGCGATGGATCGACCGCTTCGGCTGGCGGCCGTTGTCACCGCAGGAGACCGAGAGTCTCGCACTCGTCGGGCGGCGCCTGGGCGAGTTGATGGGTATAGCCGAACTGCCCGGCGACTACGCGGACTTCGCCCGCCTGCACGACGCCTACGAACAGCGGATGTTCGCCTACGACCCGGCCAACCGGCGGGTCGCGGCGGCCACGTTGAGGGTCGTCACCGGGTGGTACCCCCACTGGCTGCGGCCGTTGGTGGCGCGCGCCTCCCTCGCCGTACTCGACGACCCGCTGCTCACCGCGCTGGGCTTCAGGCCGCAGCCGCGCCGGGTACGCACCGCCACCCACCGCGCGTTACGGGCCCGGGCCGCCCTGGTGCGCCGGCTGCCGCCCCGGCCCACCTGGCACCCGTACCGGCCCAAGCCCCGTACGTACCCCTTCGGCTGGACGATGGACGAACTCGGTCCGCACTGGGCCCACTCCAGGCCGCTGCGACCGCTGCCGGACGAGGACGGCGGTCGCTCCTCCTCCGACACGAACGGACACCGCACCCCACCGGCCGGTGGCGGCCCCACACACCAGGAGCTTCGATGA
- a CDS encoding aldehyde dehydrogenase family protein, which yields MTGTDQDAATRPADTFTVRSPATGDPVGEHPVHGPEEVARAVERARTAAAGWAALPAADRRAHLLRWKHTLASSLDTVAGTIAAETGKPHGDAVLEVVLTLEHLNWAARNADRVLRRRRVRSGLLAANQRSSVVHRPLGVIGVIGPWNYPLYTPMGSIGYALAAGNAVVFKPSEHTPGTGVLLAELLASALPEHAGLLTTVTGAAATGEALARSGVDKVAFTGSPGTARKVMAVCARSLTPFLAECGGKDATIVTADADLDAAADAVVWGAMSNAGQTCAGVERVYAVREVHAPLCRKVVERAGALRAGPVPDAVYGPMTMPAQTAVVRRHVEQALADGARALLGDAASISASASASGAFVTPVVLADVPEDSPAMTEETFGPVVAINAVESTDEAVRRANASPYALAASVFCRDRRAGAAIAARLRAGAVSVNSVLGFAGVPALPFGGSGESGFGRIHGADGLRAFTAPQSVTVQRFAPPVNLTSFSTPAAARERAVAAAKWLHLHR from the coding sequence ATGACCGGCACGGACCAGGACGCGGCGACCCGCCCCGCCGACACCTTCACCGTCCGCTCCCCCGCCACCGGCGATCCCGTCGGCGAGCACCCCGTCCACGGCCCGGAGGAGGTGGCGCGCGCCGTGGAACGGGCCCGGACCGCCGCGGCCGGATGGGCCGCGCTCCCCGCGGCGGACCGACGCGCACACCTGCTGCGGTGGAAGCACACGCTCGCGTCGTCGCTCGACACCGTCGCGGGGACGATCGCGGCGGAGACGGGCAAGCCGCACGGCGACGCGGTGCTCGAAGTCGTCCTCACCCTGGAGCACCTGAACTGGGCGGCCCGCAACGCCGATCGCGTACTGCGACGGCGGCGCGTACGAAGCGGCCTCCTGGCAGCCAACCAGCGGTCCTCCGTGGTCCATCGGCCGCTCGGCGTGATCGGGGTGATCGGCCCCTGGAACTACCCCCTCTACACGCCCATGGGCTCGATCGGTTACGCGCTGGCCGCCGGCAACGCCGTGGTGTTCAAGCCGTCCGAGCACACCCCCGGTACGGGCGTACTGCTGGCCGAACTCCTGGCCTCGGCGCTGCCCGAGCACGCCGGTCTGCTCACCACCGTGACCGGTGCGGCGGCGACGGGCGAGGCGCTGGCCCGCTCGGGCGTCGACAAGGTGGCGTTCACCGGGTCCCCCGGGACCGCGCGCAAGGTCATGGCGGTGTGCGCGCGGTCGCTGACGCCGTTCCTCGCCGAGTGCGGTGGCAAGGACGCGACGATCGTCACGGCCGACGCGGACCTCGACGCGGCGGCCGACGCCGTCGTGTGGGGCGCGATGAGCAACGCCGGGCAGACCTGCGCGGGCGTCGAACGCGTCTACGCCGTACGGGAGGTGCATGCCCCGCTGTGCCGCAAGGTGGTCGAGCGGGCCGGTGCGCTGCGGGCCGGTCCCGTACCGGACGCCGTCTACGGTCCGATGACGATGCCCGCCCAGACGGCCGTCGTGCGGCGGCACGTGGAGCAGGCGCTGGCGGACGGAGCGCGTGCGCTGCTCGGCGACGCGGCGTCGATCTCGGCCTCGGCCTCCGCCTCCGGGGCGTTCGTCACCCCGGTCGTCCTGGCCGATGTGCCGGAGGACTCCCCGGCGATGACCGAGGAGACGTTCGGTCCGGTCGTGGCGATCAACGCGGTGGAGAGCACGGACGAGGCGGTGCGGCGCGCCAATGCCTCGCCGTACGCGCTGGCCGCCTCGGTGTTCTGCCGTGACCGGCGGGCCGGTGCGGCGATCGCCGCGCGGCTGCGGGCCGGAGCGGTGTCCGTGAACTCCGTGCTCGGCTTCGCCGGTGTCCCCGCTCTGCCGTTCGGCGGCTCCGGGGAGTCCGGCTTCGGACGCATCCACGGCGCGGACGGGCTGCGGGCGTTCACCGCGCCCCAGTCGGTCACCGTGCAGCGCTTCGCCCCGCCGGTGAACCTGACCTCCTTCAGCACTCCCGCGGCCGCCCGGGAACGCGCGGTCGCGGCGGCGAAGTGGCTGCACCTGCACCGCTGA